The following are from one region of the Streptomyces fradiae genome:
- the def gene encoding peptide deformylase encodes MRNRPIPGSSGRVRGMTLLGAPVLHAPCAPVTDFGPELARLVEDMFATMYAANGVGLAANQVGEGLRVFVYDCPDDEDVRHLGHVVNPRLVEADGDVFRGPEGCLSLPGLEAPTPRYDHAVVEGVTVDGSPVRVEGTGFFARCLQHECDHLAGGVYADLVTGWSRRKLLRKIRKEPWGTKGVEALGEPSP; translated from the coding sequence ATGCGAAACCGCCCGATCCCCGGCAGTTCCGGCCGCGTCCGGGGGATGACCCTGCTCGGCGCCCCCGTGCTGCACGCCCCCTGCGCGCCCGTGACCGACTTCGGCCCGGAACTCGCCCGGCTCGTCGAGGACATGTTCGCGACGATGTACGCGGCGAACGGCGTCGGCCTCGCCGCCAACCAGGTGGGCGAGGGGCTGCGGGTCTTCGTCTACGACTGCCCGGACGACGAGGACGTCCGGCATCTGGGCCATGTGGTGAACCCGCGCCTGGTCGAGGCCGACGGCGACGTGTTCCGCGGCCCCGAGGGCTGTCTGTCCCTCCCGGGCCTGGAGGCCCCGACCCCGCGCTACGACCACGCGGTCGTCGAGGGCGTCACGGTGGACGGCTCCCCGGTCCGCGTCGAGGGCACCGGCTTCTTCGCCCGCTGCCTCCAGCACGAGTGCGACCACCTGGCGGGCGGGGTCTACGCGGACCTGGTGACGGGCTGGTCGCGGCGCAAGCTGCTGCGGAAGATCCGCAAGGAGCCCTGGGGCACGAAGGGCGTGGAGGCGCTGGGCGAACCGAGCCCTTAG
- a CDS encoding TetR family transcriptional regulator: MTTTHRSTTDQQKPADQRRRELLEAADRVVLRDGPQASMNAIAAEAGITKPILYRHFGDKGGLYRALATRHTDALLSALRAALDAPADRRQRVESTLDTYLASIEAMPQVYRFLMHPAEEPHQAEQGFDVGRHSAPLLRRMGEELGQVIAERIDLGPGGEAQARIWGHGIVGMMHAAGDWWLGERPCSRAELVRSLADILWGRLAMADDRADGPGF, translated from the coding sequence ATGACCACCACACACCGGAGCACCACCGACCAGCAGAAGCCGGCCGACCAACGGCGACGGGAACTGCTGGAGGCGGCGGACCGCGTGGTGCTCCGCGACGGCCCGCAGGCCTCGATGAACGCGATCGCCGCCGAGGCGGGGATCACCAAGCCGATCCTCTACCGCCACTTCGGCGACAAGGGCGGCCTCTACCGCGCCCTCGCCACCCGCCACACCGACGCCCTGCTCTCGGCCCTGCGGGCCGCGCTCGACGCGCCGGCGGACCGGCGGCAGCGGGTCGAGTCGACCCTCGACACGTACCTCGCCTCCATCGAGGCGATGCCGCAGGTCTACCGCTTCCTCATGCACCCGGCCGAGGAGCCGCACCAGGCCGAGCAGGGCTTCGACGTCGGCCGGCACTCCGCGCCGCTGCTGCGCCGCATGGGCGAGGAGCTGGGCCAGGTCATCGCCGAGCGCATCGACCTCGGCCCCGGCGGCGAGGCCCAGGCCCGCATCTGGGGCCACGGCATCGTCGGCATGATGCACGCGGCCGGCGACTGGTGGCTCGGCGAACGCCCCTGCTCCCGCGCCGAACTCGTCCGCAGCCTCGCGGACATCCTCTGGGGCCGTCTGGCGATGGCGGACGACCGAGCGGACGGGCCCGGTTTCTAA
- a CDS encoding Mur ligase family protein: MSGNAANPEPLSARAKLAVTAGKAAAAVSRAAGRGSGSVIGGRVALKLDPDLLGQLAQHLDVVLVSATNGKTTTTRLIAEALRAAGPVVSNALGANMPAGITSALAGGSESKYAVIEVDEKYLAGVARDTSPKAIALLNLSRDQLDRAAETRMLAEKWREGLNGSKAVIIANADDPLIVWAASSSPNVVWVAVGQEWKDDAWSCPACGGVLQRPGDDWFCGECGFRRPAPSWALNGDHVLDPHGSAWPIRLQLPGRANKANAATSAAVAAVFGVPPQVALERMYQVQAVAGRYDVVTFQGRELRLLLAKNPAGWLETFSLIDQPPAPVILSVNARGADGTDTSWLWDVDYGRLAGHPIMVIGDRKLDLAVRLEVAGVDFRVCETLDEAVTVAPPGQIELIANYTAFQDVRRRVGN, translated from the coding sequence ATGTCAGGGAACGCCGCTAATCCAGAGCCGCTGTCGGCGCGCGCCAAGCTCGCCGTGACCGCGGGCAAGGCCGCCGCCGCGGTGTCGCGGGCGGCCGGCCGCGGCAGCGGATCGGTGATCGGCGGCCGGGTGGCGCTGAAGCTCGACCCCGATCTGCTGGGACAGCTCGCGCAGCACCTCGATGTCGTGCTCGTCTCGGCGACCAACGGCAAGACGACCACGACGCGCCTGATCGCCGAGGCCCTGCGGGCCGCGGGCCCGGTCGTGTCGAACGCGCTCGGCGCCAACATGCCCGCCGGCATCACCTCCGCCCTGGCCGGCGGCTCGGAGTCGAAGTACGCCGTGATCGAGGTCGACGAGAAGTACCTGGCCGGTGTGGCCCGGGACACCTCGCCCAAGGCGATCGCGCTGCTCAACCTCTCGCGCGACCAGCTCGACCGCGCCGCCGAGACCCGGATGCTCGCCGAGAAGTGGCGCGAGGGTCTCAACGGCAGCAAGGCCGTGATCATCGCCAACGCCGACGACCCGCTGATCGTCTGGGCCGCGTCCTCCTCCCCCAACGTGGTGTGGGTGGCCGTCGGGCAGGAGTGGAAGGACGACGCCTGGTCCTGCCCCGCCTGCGGCGGTGTGCTGCAGCGCCCCGGCGACGACTGGTTCTGCGGCGAGTGCGGCTTCCGCCGCCCCGCCCCCAGCTGGGCGCTCAACGGCGACCACGTCCTCGACCCGCACGGCTCCGCCTGGCCGATCCGGCTCCAGCTGCCCGGCCGCGCCAACAAGGCCAACGCCGCCACCTCCGCCGCGGTCGCCGCGGTCTTCGGGGTGCCGCCGCAGGTCGCCCTTGAGCGCATGTACCAGGTGCAGGCCGTCGCCGGCCGCTATGACGTGGTCACCTTCCAGGGCCGCGAGCTGCGGCTGCTCCTGGCCAAGAACCCGGCCGGCTGGCTCGAAACGTTTTCCCTGATCGACCAGCCGCCGGCCCCGGTGATCCTCTCCGTCAACGCCCGCGGCGCCGACGGCACCGACACCTCCTGGCTGTGGGACGTGGACTACGGACGCCTGGCCGGCCACCCGATCATGGTGATCGGCGACCGCAAGCTCGACCTGGCCGTGCGCCTCGAGGTCGCGGGCGTGGACTTCCGCGTCTGCGAGACCCTCGACGAGGCCGTCACGGTGGCCCCGCCCGGGCAGATCGAGCTGATCGCCAACTACACGGCCTTCCAGGACGTCCGCCGCCGCGTCGGCAACTGA
- a CDS encoding type 1 glutamine amidotransferase, which produces MSDSSLRVVWVYPDLLSTYGDQGNVLVVERRARQRGLSVERLDVRSDQPIPTSGDIYLVGGGEDRPQRLAAERLRRDGGLNRAAANGAIIFSVCAGYQILGHEFINDLGEREPGLGLLDVTTVRGEGARCVGDVLADIDPRLGLPQLTGFENHQGVTHLGPTARPFARTVFGNGNGTGDGTEGAYNDTVFGTYMHGPVMARNPQIADLMLKLALDVNALPPTDDRWYEALRAERIAAASQPA; this is translated from the coding sequence ATGAGTGACAGCAGCCTGCGGGTGGTCTGGGTCTACCCGGACCTCCTCAGCACCTACGGCGACCAGGGCAACGTCCTCGTCGTCGAGCGCCGCGCCCGGCAGCGCGGGCTCAGCGTCGAGCGCCTCGACGTGCGCAGCGACCAGCCCATCCCGACCTCCGGCGACATCTACCTGGTCGGCGGCGGCGAGGACCGTCCGCAGCGGCTCGCGGCCGAGCGGCTGCGCCGCGACGGCGGGCTGAACCGGGCGGCGGCCAACGGCGCGATCATCTTCTCGGTGTGCGCCGGCTACCAGATCCTGGGCCACGAGTTCATCAACGACCTGGGCGAGCGCGAGCCGGGCCTCGGCCTGCTCGACGTCACCACGGTCCGCGGCGAGGGCGCCCGCTGCGTCGGCGACGTGCTCGCCGACATCGACCCGCGGCTCGGCCTGCCCCAGCTCACCGGGTTCGAGAACCACCAGGGCGTCACCCACCTCGGCCCGACCGCCCGCCCGTTCGCCCGGACCGTGTTCGGCAACGGCAACGGCACCGGCGACGGCACCGAGGGCGCGTACAACGACACGGTCTTCGGCACGTACATGCACGGCCCGGTCATGGCGCGGAACCCGCAGATCGCGGACCTGATGCTGAAGCTGGCGCTCGATGTCAACGCGCTGCCGCCGACCGACGACCGGTGGTACGAGGCGCTGCGCGCCGAGCGCATCGCGGCGGCCTCTCAGCCCGCCTGA